Genomic window (Paraburkholderia phenazinium):
TCCGGTTCGCCGAACTGATCGTAGAAGCTCACCGCCAGTTCGCCGATGCGGCCCGCCTGCGCGCGATCCACGCCGTAGCGGCGCATGAAGCCTTCCACCGTGACCGTGCGCATGTCTTCGTGCTGCGAACGGCCGAGCAGGTCGTACAGCACGCCGAGACGCAAGGCGCCGTCGGTGGTGTCGACATAGTCCACGCCCAGTTCGTCGAACACCGCGAGCATGATGGACAGACCGCCCGCCAGCACCGGAATCCGGTCGCTCTTCAGCGCCACCAGTTTCAGGCGGTTGACGTTCTCCGCCTTGATCAACGCCCGCTTCAGGCGTTCGAGGCCGCCACGCGAAATACCGTGGGTGATGCCCGGGTCGTTGAAGCCGTTCGCTTCGACCAGTTCCGCGAGCGCGCGAGCAGTGCCCGACGAGCCGATCGCCTGTTCCCAGCCGGTCTTCTTGTACTCGTTGGAAATGATCTGGATTTCGCGGCCGGCGGCGAGCTCGGCCTGACGCATCGTGTATTCGTCCACGTTGCCCGCCGGGAAGAAGGCCCGGCTATGGCTCACGCAGCCGATATACAGGCTTTCCATCTTGATGGGGGTGTAGTGCGAGCCGATGATGAACTCGGTCGAGCCACCGCCGATATCGACCACGAGGCGCTTGCCCGGACTCGCAGGCACCGAGTGCGCCGCGCCCGCATAGATCAGACGAGCCTCTTCGCGCCCGGCAATCACTTCGATCGGGAAGCCCAGTGCCGCCTGCGCCTCGCCGAGGAATTCGCCGGCGTTCTTGGCAATCCGCAAGGTGTTGGTGGCCACCGCCCGCACGTGATCGGGGTGGAAATCGCGCAGCCGTTCGCCGAAGCGTTTGAGCGCGTCCCAGCCGCGCACCTGCGAGGCGCGGTCGAGCATCTTGTCGCTCGACAGGCCTGCGGCCAGCCGCACGGGCTCGCGCAGCGCATCGACCTGGTAGATCTGGCTGCCGGCATCGGTTTCTTCGACCCGGCCCACGATCAGACGAAAACTGTTCGAGCCAAGGTCGACGGCAGCGAGAAGTTGTGGAGTGTTGACCATCGATTGAGCGGACTCCATACGCGCTAGCGCAGCCTGCTTGTTGCCGGCTCCGCCGTTCAAAGCCACCATTTTAAGCGTACCGGACCTCACGTTGTAACCTTCACGGTGAATGCCTGCGTTATGGTCCCATATGGTCCCATATTCATTGCGTCATATTTACGACACAAGACCGATACAGCGTAAGTTTATAATCAATCGATTGTCATAAGAGCGTCATCATACTGTGAGAATTTCCGAGCGTCTTTCGCCGTCCCTACCTGACCTTCCATTCTCGCTGCCGATGTCCACCCGCTACCCTCTGTTGAATCGCGAACTGGGCATCCTGGGTTTTAACGAGCGCGTGCTGGCGCAAGCCGCCGATCCCGCCGTCCCCTTGCTCGAACGCCTCCGTTTCATCTGCATCACCAGCAGCAATCTCGACGAATTCTTCGAAGTCCGCATGGCCGGGCTGCAGGAGCAGATGCGCGACAACCCGGGTGCGCTGTCGCCGGACGGCATGTCGCTGCAGCACGTCTACGACCTCGTGGTCGAGCGTGCGCAGAAGCTCGTGCATCGCCAGTACCGCATGCTGCACGACACAGTACTCTCCGCGCTTGAACAGGAAGGGATTTATTTTCACGGCACGGAAGCATGGAACGAAGCGCAGACCGAATGGGCGCGCAATTACTTCTTCGACGAACTGCTGCCGGTCCTGACGCCGATCGGCCTCGACCCCGCGCATCCGTTTCCGCGCGTGCTCAACAAGAGCCTGAACTTTGTCGTCGAACTGGAAGGCAAGGATGCCTTCGGCCGCCAGGCGCTGATGGGCATCGTGCAGGCACCGCGTGCCCTGCCGCGGCTCGTGCGCATGCCGCAGGAACTGTCGGGCTATCCGCACGGCTTCGTGCTGCTGAGCTCGCTGCTGCAGCGCTTTGTGGGCGAGCTGTTTCCCAATCTGGTGGTGCGTAGCTGCAACCAGTTCCGCATCACGCGCAATAGCGAACTGTTCGTCGACGAAGACGAAATCACCAATCTGCGCGTCGCGCTGCAAGGCGAATTGCCGGCGCGGCATCTGGGCAACGCCGTGCGCCTCGAAGTGTCGGCGGATACGCCTGCGCATCTGGTGCAGCGCCTGCTCGACGAAAGCAGCCTGTCCGACAAGGACTGCTACTTCGTCGACGGCCCCGTCAATCTGGTGCGGCTCATGCAGTTGCCGGAGATGGTGGACCGGCCCGATCTGAAATTCGTCCCGCACATTCCGTCCATCCCGCCGCAGATCGCCAATAGCGCGAGCCTGTTCGACGTGATCGATCAAGGCGACGTGCTGCTGCATCATCCGTACGAAAGCTTCCAGCCGGTGCTCGAACTGCTGTTGCAGGCGGCCAAAGACCCGAACGTGATGGCGATCAAGCAGACCATCTATCGCACCGGCACTGACTCCCCGCTGATGGACGCGCTGATGCAGGCCGCGCGCAACGGCAAGGAAGTCACCGTGGTGGTGGAGCTACTCGCGCGCTTCGACGAAGAAACCAATATCAACTGGGCGGCGCAACTGGAAGCCGTGGGCGCGCACGTCGTGTACGGCGTGGTGGGCCACAAGTGCCACGCGAAGATGATGCTGATCGTGCGGCGCGTGTCGCACAACGGCAAGACGACGCTCAAGCGTTACGCCCACCTCGGCACCGGCAACTATCATCCGCGCACTGCGCGCCTCTACAGCGACTTCGGCCTGATGACGTCGGACCAGAATATCTGCGAAGACGTCCACCACGTGTTCCAGCAGTTGACCGGCATCGGCGGCGAACTGAAGCTGCACGAGCTGTGGCAGTCGCCGTTCACGCTGCATCCGAAGCTCATCGAAGCGATTCGCGCCGAGGCGGAGCATGCGCGCGCCGGCAAGAAGGCGCGCATCGTCGCCAAGATGAATGCGCTGCTCGAACCGACCGTGATTGCCGAGTTGTACGAAGCATCGATGGCGGGCGTGAAGATCGATCTGATCGTGCGCGGCGTGTGTTCGCTGCAACCTGGCGTGCCGGGGCTCTCGGAGAACATTACGGTACGCTCGATCGTCGGGCGCTTCCTCGAACACCACCGGATTTTCTACTTCTACAACGAGGGCAAGGAAAACGTGTATCTGTCCAGCGCCGACTGGATGGACCGCAATTTCTTCCGGCGTGTCGAAGTGGCGTTTCCGATCAACAATCGCCGCCTGAAGCGCCGCGTGATCGCCGAGGGTCTGTCGGCCTTCCTCGGCGACAATCAATCGGCGTGGCTCATGCAAAGCGACGGCCACTACCGCCGCCGTCGGCCGGGCAAGTCGTCGCGCAATGCGCAGATGAGTCTGCTGGGGAAGTTCTGTTCCTGAGCCTCAGGCCGGTGCGGGCTGGCGCCGCGCCGTGCGCGACACCGGGAAGCGCACGGTGAAGGTGCTGCCGCGCCCTTCTTCGCTCTTCACTTCAAGCTGTGCGTCGTGCCGCTGCAGCACGTGCTTGACGATCGCGAGGCCGAGGCCCGTGCCGCCGGTGTCGCGCGAGCGGCTGCGGTCCACCCGGTAAAACCGTTCGGTGAGCCTGGGAATATCCGCGGCGGGGATGCCGAGGCCGCTATCGGTCACGGAAAAGACCGCGCTGCCGCCATTGGCCTGCCACGTCACGTGAATCTTGCCGCCGTCCGGCGTGTAGCGGATCGCATTGGTCACGAGGTTGCCGAGCGCGCTCAGGATTTCGGTTTCGACGCCAGTGACGGTAAGTCCCTCGTCCGCATCGAAGGTGATGCAATGGTGATCGCTGGACAGGCTCGCCGAGTCGTCGCGCAGATGCCGCAGCACCGCGCGCATGTCGATCATCTGCTCGCTCGGCGGCTTGTTGTCGCCTTCGAGCTTGGCGAGCACCAGCAGATCGTTGACGATATGCCGCATGCGCGCCGCCTGCTGTTCCATCAATTCGAGGTAGCGGGCACGTTCGGCTTCGCTCAACGGCAACTCGCGCATCGTCTCCAGAAAACCCGACAGCACCGTGAGCGGCGTCTTCAGTTCATGCGACACGTTGGCCACGAAGTCGCGCCGCATCGCGTCGGTACGCTCGAGTTCGGTGA
Coding sequences:
- the ppx gene encoding exopolyphosphatase, whose protein sequence is MVALNGGAGNKQAALARMESAQSMVNTPQLLAAVDLGSNSFRLIVGRVEETDAGSQIYQVDALREPVRLAAGLSSDKMLDRASQVRGWDALKRFGERLRDFHPDHVRAVATNTLRIAKNAGEFLGEAQAALGFPIEVIAGREEARLIYAGAAHSVPASPGKRLVVDIGGGSTEFIIGSHYTPIKMESLYIGCVSHSRAFFPAGNVDEYTMRQAELAAGREIQIISNEYKKTGWEQAIGSSGTARALAELVEANGFNDPGITHGISRGGLERLKRALIKAENVNRLKLVALKSDRIPVLAGGLSIMLAVFDELGVDYVDTTDGALRLGVLYDLLGRSQHEDMRTVTVEGFMRRYGVDRAQAGRIGELAVSFYDQFGEPDTERRVENRMFLSWAASLHEIGLSISHSAYHKHSAYIASNADMPGFSRTDQARLAALVLGHAGKLGKLSQTREVEWPLLFCLRLAALLCRRRADVGLPGIAVARVNNGYEVRLPKEWVGNNPLTDYSLIQEAAEWEKVGIPYRVVYTDD
- the phoR gene encoding phosphate regulon sensor histidine kinase PhoR is translated as MNIIWARSIVSVVLLAVLCALLGVFVNVRAALIVAIVVLLAQSVFSTFHKQRLWRLLDAPVYGEVPSAPGIWGEIYYRLHKLAKRWHAQVRQVEQQHSRFIQAIQASPNGVAMLDDHDQIEWCNSISEVHFGLDAKRDLRQHITHLVRQPDFVRYLNSHHYEEMLIMRGMGEKRQNVLSVQVFPYGENRKLVLSQDITELERTDAMRRDFVANVSHELKTPLTVLSGFLETMRELPLSEAERARYLELMEQQAARMRHIVNDLLVLAKLEGDNKPPSEQMIDMRAVLRHLRDDSASLSSDHHCITFDADEGLTVTGVETEILSALGNLVTNAIRYTPDGGKIHVTWQANGGSAVFSVTDSGLGIPAADIPRLTERFYRVDRSRSRDTGGTGLGLAIVKHVLQRHDAQLEVKSEEGRGSTFTVRFPVSRTARRQPAPA
- the ppk1 gene encoding polyphosphate kinase 1, which produces MSTRYPLLNRELGILGFNERVLAQAADPAVPLLERLRFICITSSNLDEFFEVRMAGLQEQMRDNPGALSPDGMSLQHVYDLVVERAQKLVHRQYRMLHDTVLSALEQEGIYFHGTEAWNEAQTEWARNYFFDELLPVLTPIGLDPAHPFPRVLNKSLNFVVELEGKDAFGRQALMGIVQAPRALPRLVRMPQELSGYPHGFVLLSSLLQRFVGELFPNLVVRSCNQFRITRNSELFVDEDEITNLRVALQGELPARHLGNAVRLEVSADTPAHLVQRLLDESSLSDKDCYFVDGPVNLVRLMQLPEMVDRPDLKFVPHIPSIPPQIANSASLFDVIDQGDVLLHHPYESFQPVLELLLQAAKDPNVMAIKQTIYRTGTDSPLMDALMQAARNGKEVTVVVELLARFDEETNINWAAQLEAVGAHVVYGVVGHKCHAKMMLIVRRVSHNGKTTLKRYAHLGTGNYHPRTARLYSDFGLMTSDQNICEDVHHVFQQLTGIGGELKLHELWQSPFTLHPKLIEAIRAEAEHARAGKKARIVAKMNALLEPTVIAELYEASMAGVKIDLIVRGVCSLQPGVPGLSENITVRSIVGRFLEHHRIFYFYNEGKENVYLSSADWMDRNFFRRVEVAFPINNRRLKRRVIAEGLSAFLGDNQSAWLMQSDGHYRRRRPGKSSRNAQMSLLGKFCS